Proteins from one Chloroflexota bacterium genomic window:
- a CDS encoding stage 0 sporulation family protein gives MVSPVEERKDVVGVRFQRAGKVYYFNPAGVDMEVNDRVVVETERGHTIGRVVIAPKQVLASGLTEPLKPVLRKASPEDVEQQEKGRQKEQEALAKCAELAGNLNLPIKLRGAESNLDCSYVTIFFSAEGRVDFRQLVRDLASALKMRVELHQIGPRDEAKLMGGIGRCGYPLCCTTFLTEFNPLSIRTAKDQGLSLEPAKISGACGRLLCCLGYEAAYYRLMKEKMPRIGQSVVTPVGEGSVTGVNVLKETVIVELESQATVELPAAEVVRKDSGEPTKKKGQKPPRP, from the coding sequence GCCGGAAAGGTTTACTACTTTAACCCCGCAGGAGTTGACATGGAGGTCAATGACCGCGTGGTCGTGGAGACCGAACGTGGCCATACTATAGGCAGAGTGGTCATCGCGCCAAAGCAGGTACTGGCCAGCGGGCTAACCGAGCCGCTGAAACCAGTGCTGCGTAAGGCAAGCCCTGAAGACGTGGAACAGCAGGAAAAGGGACGCCAGAAGGAGCAGGAAGCTCTGGCCAAGTGCGCCGAGCTAGCGGGCAATCTCAATTTGCCAATCAAGCTTCGCGGTGCCGAAAGCAATTTGGATTGTAGCTACGTTACCATTTTCTTCAGTGCGGAGGGGAGAGTTGACTTTCGACAGCTGGTGAGGGATCTGGCCAGTGCTCTCAAGATGCGTGTTGAGCTTCACCAGATAGGACCCAGAGATGAAGCTAAACTAATGGGGGGAATTGGCAGATGCGGTTATCCTCTGTGCTGTACAACTTTCTTGACTGAATTCAATCCCCTTTCTATCAGGACTGCCAAGGATCAAGGCCTTTCTCTGGAGCCGGCAAAGATCTCTGGTGCCTGCGGACGCTTGCTCTGCTGCCTTGGTTATGAGGCCGCGTATTATCGGTTGATGAAGGAAAAAATGCCTCGTATAGGTCAGTCGGTGGTCACTCCCGTGGGTGAGGGGAGTGTAACCGGCGTAAATGTTTTGAAGGAGACAGTAATAGTAGAGCTGGAAAGTCAGGCAACGGTCGAATTACCTGCTGCTGAAGTGGTACGGAAGGACTCTGGGGAACCAACGAAGAAAAAAGGGCAAAAGCCCCCCAGACCATAG